A genomic segment from Paenibacillus sp. FSL K6-1096 encodes:
- a CDS encoding D-alanine--D-alanine ligase, producing MGNAKTTVGLVYGGKSGEHEVSLQTAFAVMNAFDYDKYEIIPFYISKRGVWKVGTVLTAPFTAIEQLKLTEASGDMGTALGAVFSGLSGGEAVIDVMFPLLHGTNGEDGTIQGLFEMANIPYIGAGVLASSAGMDKVVMKKLFGEAGLEQCEYCYFNAANWKQRSHELIVGIEDKLGYPVFVKPANLGSSVGISKASDKESLIKAVDYAFRYDTKVIIEEFIDAREVEVAVLGNEEPEASVPGEIVSSGEYYDYAAKYTDGKSQMLIPAPVDPEVADHLRESAILAFKAIEGSGITRADFFLRKSDGKILINEVNTMPGFTPFSMYPLLWRETGVSYRALLDRMIGLALERYRFRQGLKYDNE from the coding sequence ATGGGAAACGCTAAGACTACCGTAGGACTGGTGTACGGCGGCAAATCCGGGGAGCATGAGGTATCGCTGCAGACGGCTTTTGCGGTTATGAACGCTTTTGACTACGATAAATATGAGATTATTCCGTTCTATATATCCAAGCGGGGCGTCTGGAAGGTGGGCACTGTGCTTACGGCTCCCTTCACCGCCATCGAGCAGCTTAAGCTCACTGAAGCGTCGGGAGATATGGGGACCGCACTGGGCGCAGTGTTCAGCGGGCTGAGCGGCGGCGAGGCGGTCATTGATGTGATGTTCCCGCTGCTGCATGGCACGAACGGAGAGGACGGCACCATTCAGGGGCTGTTCGAGATGGCGAATATCCCGTACATTGGCGCAGGCGTGCTGGCATCCTCGGCGGGCATGGATAAGGTGGTCATGAAGAAGCTGTTCGGCGAGGCGGGGCTGGAGCAGTGTGAGTACTGTTACTTCAATGCGGCGAACTGGAAGCAGCGCAGCCACGAGCTGATTGTCGGCATAGAGGATAAGCTGGGCTATCCGGTGTTCGTCAAGCCGGCCAACCTGGGCTCCAGCGTGGGTATCTCCAAGGCCTCGGACAAAGAAAGCCTGATCAAGGCGGTGGATTATGCCTTCCGATATGATACCAAGGTTATTATTGAGGAGTTCATCGATGCCCGTGAGGTGGAGGTTGCGGTGCTGGGCAATGAAGAGCCGGAAGCCTCGGTTCCGGGTGAAATTGTCTCTTCCGGTGAATATTATGATTATGCGGCCAAGTATACCGACGGCAAATCGCAGATGCTGATCCCGGCTCCTGTCGATCCCGAGGTGGCTGACCATCTGCGTGAATCGGCGATTCTGGCCTTCAAGGCGATTGAGGGCAGCGGGATTACCCGGGCCGACTTCTTCCTGCGCAAGTCTGACGGCAAGATTCTGATTAATGAAGTGAACACGATGCCGGGCTTCACCCCGTTCAGCATGTATCCGCTGCTGTGGCGCGAGACCGGCGTATCCTACCGGGCGCTGCTGGACCGCATGATCGGGCTTGCGCTGGAGCGTTACCGGTTCAGACAGGGACTCAAATACGATAACGAATAA
- the uvsE gene encoding UV DNA damage repair endonuclease UvsE, translating to MIVRFGYVAMSTVIKDCSPSKTMTMASFSKLGDREAALRKLESIARMNLHNTLRLLKHNTGSDIEVYRMTSKLVPLATHPDLADWQPLTALAAEFAEVGGYVKRHGMRVSFHPDHFTVLSTPRPEVLASSVRDLRHHTDMLEAMGLPATAKNNIHIGGAYGDKPASAERFCEQCAALPLALRERMTLENDDKTFNAVETLEVCRRLELPMVLDIHHQWVNNEGELPWELWPQIQQTWTSPLAQKDAQPGEPLPPKIHVSSPRSPSDPRSHADGVELAPLLAFLKRIAADTPAVDVMIEAKLKDGALFALMEELKGLAAGGNGIMVRNGASVNIEP from the coding sequence ATGATTGTCCGCTTCGGCTATGTCGCCATGTCTACGGTGATCAAGGACTGCTCTCCCTCCAAAACAATGACGATGGCCAGCTTCAGCAAGCTGGGCGACCGGGAGGCGGCGCTGCGTAAGCTGGAATCCATCGCCCGGATGAATCTGCACAATACGCTCCGTCTGCTGAAGCATAATACCGGCTCGGATATCGAGGTCTACCGGATGACCTCCAAGCTGGTCCCGCTGGCGACACATCCGGATCTGGCGGACTGGCAGCCGCTAACTGCGCTTGCTGCGGAATTCGCTGAAGTGGGCGGCTATGTGAAACGCCACGGGATGCGTGTCAGCTTCCACCCGGATCACTTCACTGTACTGAGCACGCCGCGTCCTGAGGTGCTGGCCAGCTCGGTCCGCGATCTCCGGCATCATACGGACATGCTGGAGGCCATGGGGCTGCCGGCTACCGCCAAGAACAATATCCATATTGGCGGAGCTTATGGGGACAAGCCTGCGTCAGCCGAGCGCTTCTGCGAGCAGTGCGCGGCGCTGCCGCTTGCCCTCCGGGAGCGGATGACGCTGGAGAACGACGACAAGACGTTCAACGCCGTGGAGACGCTTGAGGTCTGCCGCAGGCTGGAGCTGCCGATGGTGCTGGATATCCATCATCAATGGGTGAACAATGAGGGCGAGCTGCCCTGGGAGCTGTGGCCGCAGATTCAGCAGACCTGGACAAGCCCTCTGGCCCAGAAGGATGCGCAGCCCGGGGAGCCGCTGCCGCCGAAGATTCATGTGTCCAGTCCGCGCAGCCCGTCTGATCCGCGCAGCCATGCTGATGGCGTGGAGCTGGCGCCGCTGCTTGCCTTCCTGAAGCGGATTGCCGCCGATACCCCGGCCGTGGATGTCATGATTGAGGCGAAGCTGAAGGACGGGGCGCTGTTCGCTCTGATGGAGGAGCTGAAGGGACTAGCTGCGGGCGGGAACGGAATTATGGTACGAAACGGAGCGAGCGTGAATATAGAACCATAA
- a CDS encoding inositol monophosphatase family protein: MSPVSPDNRNEREPYVVTSKGHTAVAINAAAKAGEWIKTRQGQVKELGSKTSAQDLVTEVDKGVEQMIRRLILTHYPDHAILGEEGVQPGAEAVTAALEEAREHDYLWIVDPIDGTTNFVHGFPFYCVSIALVVKGELTVGVIYDPIRDEMFVAEKGKGAYMHGIRAAVSAETDPGSSLIAMGFPPDRVIAQPANLAGLQQILPQVRGIRAGGSAALHLAYVAVGRVDGYWEVGLSPWDCAAGVLLVLESGGKVTDTLGNPYDISTRHVVASNGQIHDYLVGALQAADATGFKKQ; the protein is encoded by the coding sequence ATGAGTCCTGTAAGTCCTGATAACCGAAATGAACGGGAGCCTTATGTGGTTACAAGCAAGGGGCATACGGCGGTAGCCATCAATGCGGCCGCCAAAGCGGGGGAATGGATCAAGACCAGACAAGGCCAGGTCAAGGAGCTGGGCAGCAAGACCTCTGCCCAGGACCTCGTTACGGAGGTGGATAAAGGGGTAGAGCAAATGATCCGCCGGCTGATCCTGACCCATTATCCGGACCATGCCATCCTGGGGGAAGAAGGGGTTCAGCCCGGAGCCGAGGCCGTCACTGCCGCTCTGGAGGAAGCGCGGGAGCATGACTATCTGTGGATTGTCGATCCGATCGACGGCACCACCAATTTCGTGCACGGCTTCCCTTTCTACTGTGTATCGATTGCACTGGTGGTGAAGGGAGAGCTTACGGTAGGGGTCATCTACGACCCGATTCGGGACGAGATGTTCGTGGCCGAGAAGGGCAAGGGCGCATATATGCACGGCATCCGGGCAGCGGTATCGGCGGAGACGGACCCGGGCAGCAGCCTGATTGCCATGGGCTTCCCGCCGGACCGGGTGATTGCCCAGCCGGCCAATCTGGCCGGGCTGCAGCAGATTCTGCCGCAGGTGCGCGGCATCCGCGCCGGAGGCTCGGCAGCGCTGCATCTGGCATATGTTGCTGTAGGCCGTGTGGACGGGTACTGGGAGGTCGGGCTTAGTCCGTGGGACTGCGCGGCAGGCGTACTGCTTGTACTGGAATCCGGCGGTAAGGTCACGGATACGCTGGGGAACCCCTACGACATTAGTACACGCCATGTAGTAGCCAGCAACGGCCAGATTCATGATTATCTGGTAGGCGCTCTGCAGGCAGCAGATGCTACAGGCTTCAAGAAGCAATAG